Proteins co-encoded in one Brassica rapa cultivar Chiifu-401-42 chromosome A02, CAAS_Brap_v3.01, whole genome shotgun sequence genomic window:
- the LOC103851462 gene encoding DDT domain-containing protein PTM, whose protein sequence is MEGKVARPRGRPRKRPRGEDQNGVSNRGKRPVLEIKPAVPRSLLGSYVLKEFDDSRVSLGKVVSYSSGLYRVEYEDGGFEDLKTCYLRKLIIGDGYFDDELRCRRCKLDDLVMNKEEKKKAVNEVEVATTCSSSSSSGSGAEECEEDSRDLDMETTMSPLVQVPPVDLPCSSGTIGIPEEAVVHLLSVYGFLRSFSVQLYIYPFGLDEFVGALNFSGPNSLLDAVHVALMRALKVHLERLSSQECEVASNCLRCIDWSLLDALTWPVYLVQYFSAMGHASGSQWKVFSEFVVEKEYYSLPAVMKLKILQILCDDVFDVADIRAEIDTREESEVGYDPDGVNADFPESGPRRVHPRFAKTSACKEKEHSQFVAMNEPTNFSSRRADGGLNGVSSDLDGNSDECRLCGMDGTLLCCDGCPLAYHSRCIGVLKMYIPDGPWYCPECTINKMGPAITHKTSLRGAIYFGVDPHGRLFLGTCNHLIVLKISVHADADIKYYSVTDIPKVVLVLLSSTNHRLEYLCICKAISEYWDLPGGVISHLRAVEANLAPMLKDGGDEVSSDLIKPDNASSSSINNIQNAFGLCASASSYVGGPVLGRSSGTQGKSFVAGGITDKGLSFKPHAYINHYSNGELAASAAATLAVLLSEETHEPDQPKFSNAKKAASSNILLQVKAFSLVASSFFWPSPDKKEITRERCGWCHSCKLTSASRRGCMLNAAVTGATKSAVKIFSGLFPLKNGEGVLSSIAAYILYIEESLRGLIAGPFLSESLRKQWRKKVEEASTCKMMKALLLELEENICSIALSSDWLKLMDDWLIEHSIFQSARVTVGATQKRGPGKKKQRSQAEVSAEGSNDDSFTWWRGGKLSKVILLKAVLLKPMIRKAAWQGGLKKFPEFNYGDGSYIPKRSRRSMWKAAVESSKNISQLALQVRYLDTNIRWNELVRPEQNLQDVKGPETEATVFRNASIRDKKIIDNKVRYGVAFGNQKHLPSRVMKNVIEVEKTEDGNEKFWFAEARVPLYLTKEYEESLHRVVHVPFIKKPTKRISKLQKKQLKASRANIFCYLASRRDNTEKCSCASCHLDVLLRDATSCSACGGFCHKGCTMSTQYTAEKVDIHVTCKRCYLARARSLISINHRHPTTPSIVINGQHQNAVTPTIKTQIKPLIQQFQSSNTRDNASGAKQITPDCNKSKHKTLSWGVIWRKKNLEDTGVSFRQQHILLAAQSHQHNPGPVCWICKLPYNPRLTYIHCTSCDKWYHIEAIKLEESKIPEVAGFKCCKCRRIRSPECPYMDPVLKEQKQMKNVGFKRKKHGKGNTGMDSDSERMSEPKDSIPSTPSFTFEDAFAPEDDPLLVSVSKVEQITPKDMDSVPGPQKLPIRRQMKREDTEGNSSLSYTEFSTYSESQTFVKPEMEPTLPAMEWDASDNNNNNSNNMVEGELMFDYEDMEFEPQTYFSLTELLTADDSGQCNGYGYDKDATGNTDNTNPNPQVETMEECRTFIYDNTIPCQICMHVDPGPDLTCQTCNMTIHSHCSPWEEESAFTGGSWRCGRCREWMSV, encoded by the exons ATGGAAGGGAAGGTAGCTAGACCTAGAGGTAGACCTAGGAAACGCCCTAGGGGAGAGGATCAGAACGGTGTCTCTAACCGAGGAAAGAGACCGGTTCTGGAGATTAAACCGGCTGTTCCCAGATCCTTACTCGGTAGCTACGTGTTGAAAGAGTTTGATGACAGTAGAGTCTCTCTAGGGAAGGTAGTTTCCTACAGCTCTGGGCTGTACAGAGTTGAGTATGAGGATGGTGGTTTTGAGGATTTGAAAACTTGCTATCTTCGGAAGTTGATTATTGGGGATGGTTACTTTGATGATGAGTTGCGTTGTAGAAGATGTAAACTCGATGATCTTGTAATGaacaaggaagagaagaagaaagcagtGAATGAAGTTGAGGTGGCTACTAcatgtagtagtagtagtagctCAGGCTCTGGTGCAGAAGAGTGTGAAGAAGATAGCAGGGATCTAGATATGGAAACTACAATGTCTCCTCTTGTTCAAGTTCCTCCTGTGGATTTGCCTTGTTCGTCAGGAACGATTGGTATCCCTGAAGAGGCTGTGGTGCATCTGTTATCTGTATACGGGTTCTTGAGATCGTTTAGTGTTCAGCTGTATATCTACCCGTTTGGATTGGATGAGTTTGTGGGAGCGTTGAATTTCTCAGGACCGAATTCTTTGCTGGATGCTGTTCATGTGGCTTTGATGCGGGCGCTGAAGGTTCATCTTGAGAGACTCTCCTCACAGGAGTGTGAGGTGGCTTCGAACTGCTTGAG GTGCATTGATTGGAGCTTGCTCGATGCGCTAACTTGGCCTGTTTATTTGGTTCAGTACTTTTCTGCCATGGGACATGCAAGTGGGTCTCAGTGGAAAGTGTTTTCTGAATTTGTTGTGGAGAAAGAGTATTATTCCTTACCCGCAGTGATGAAGTTGAAGATCCTGCAAATTCTGTGTGATGACGTCTTTGATGTAGCAGATATAAGAGCTGAAATCGATACTCGAGAAGAATCTGAAGTTGGATATGACCCTGATGGAGTTAATGCTGATTTTCCTGAAAGTGGACCTAGAAGGGTCCATCCTAGATTTGCTAAAACCTCAGCTTGCAAGGAGAAAGAGCATAGTCAGTTTGTTGCAATGAACGAGCCTACAAATTTTAGTTCAAGACGTGCTGATGGTGGTCTTAACGGAGTTAGCTCAGATCTGGATGGAAACAGTGATGAATGTAGGCTCTGCGGCATGGATGGAACGTTGCTGTGCTGTGATGGATGCCCTTTAGCATATCACTCAAGATGCATTGGCGTGCTCAAAATGTATATACCAGACGGGCCGTGGTATTGTCCAGAATGCACTATTAACAAAATGGGGCCAGCGATTACTCATAAAACGTCACTCAGGGGAGCAATTTATTTTGGAGTGGATCCACATGGGCGGCTCTTCTTGGGTACATGCAACCACTTAATAGT GCTTAAAATTTCTGTACATGCGGATGCAGATATCAAATACTACAGCGTCACGGACATTCCAAAAGTTGTACTGGTGCTTTTGTCTTCAACGAACCATAGACTGGAATATCTTTGTATATGCAAAGCGATCTCAGAATACTGGGATCTGCCTGGAGGTGTGATCTCTCATTTAAGAGCAGTGGAGGCTAATTTAGCTCCCATGCTAAAAGACGGGGGAGATGAGGTGTCGTCAGACCTGATTAAGCCTGATAATGCAAGTAGTTCCAGTATAAATAATATCCAAAATGCGTTTGGCCTCTGCGCATCTGCTTCAAGCTATGTTGGCGGTCCTGTTTTAGGTAGATCAAGTGGAACACAGGGGAAGAGTTTCGTTGCTGGTGGCATTACAGACAAGGGTTTATCATTTAAACCTCATGCATACATTAATCACTACTCAAATGGAGAATTGGCTGCATCAGCTGCTGCTACGTTGGCTGTCCTATTGTCAGAGGAAACCCATGAACCTGACCAACCCAAGTTTAGTAATGCCAAGAAAGCTGCCTCAAGTAACATCTTGCTACAGGTGAAAGCATTTTCGTTAGTTGCCTCAAGTTTCTTCTGGCCAAGTCCTGATAAGAAGGAAATAACCAGGGAAAGGTGTGGCTGGTGTCATTCGTGCAAACTCACATCAGCGAGTAGGAGAGGATGCATGTTAAATGCAGCTGTAACAGGGGCAACCAAAAGTGCTGTGAAAATATTTAGTGGCCTTTTTCCTCTGAAGAACGGGGAGGGGGTGCTTTCTAGTATTGCAGCATATATCCTTTACATAGAGGAAAGCTTACGTGGTCTCATTGCGGGACCATTTCTCAGTGAGAGCCTTAGGAAACAGTGGCGTAAGAAGGTAGAGGAGGCCTCAACATGCAAAATGATGAAAGCTCTCCTCCTTGAA CTTGAGGAAAATATTTGCAGTATTGCTCTGTCAAGCGATTGGCTTAAACTAATGGATGATTGGCTGATAGAACATTCTATTTTTCAAAGCGCTCGAGTGACCGTTGGGGCTACACAGAAACGTGGACCTGGTAAGAAGAAGCAGAGGAGCCAGGCTGAAGTTAGTGCCGAAGGTTCTAATGATGATAGCTTTACTTGGTGGAGAGGGGGGAAGTTATCAAAAGTTATACTCCTGAAGGCAGTCTTGTTGAAGCCAATGATAAGGAAAGCAGCTTGGCAAG GTGGTCTGAAAAAGTTTCCTGAGTTCAATTATGGTGATGGCTCTTACATTCCTAAAAGAAGCAGGCGCTCAATGTGGAAAGCTGCAGTTGAAAGTAGCAAAAACATTTCTCAGCTTGCTCTTCAG GTTAGATACTTGGATACGAATATAAGATGGAATGAACTTGTACGCCCAGAGCAAAATCTACAAGATGTTAAAGGTCCAGAGACAGAGGCCACTGTTTTCAGGAACGCTAGTATACGGGACAAAAAGATTATAGATAACAAGGTTAGGTATGGAGTTGCCTTTGGAAATCAAAAGCACCTTCCGTCTCGTGTCATGAAGAATGTCATCGAAGTCGAGAAAACTGAAGATGGAAACGAAAAGTTTTGGTTCGCTGAAGCACGCGTTCCTTTATATTTGACCAAAGAATATGAAGAAAGTTTGCATAGGGTGGTCCATGTGCCTTTTATCAAGAAGCCAACAAAAAGAATCTCAAAGCTCCAGAAAAAGCAACTGAAAGCGTCTCGagcaaatatattttgttatctAGCCTCTAGGAGGGATAACACGGAGAAGTGTTCTTGTGCGTCATGCCATCTTGATGTTTTACTGAG GGATGCAACATCATGCAGTGCTTGCGGAG GTTTCTGCCACAAGGGATGTACTATGAGTACACAATACACAGCTGAGAAGGTTGATATTCATGTAACATGCAAACGGTGCTACCTTGCAAGAGCTCGTTCACTAATCAGTATCAATCATAGACATCCAACAACACCCTCTATTGTGATCAATGGACAACATCAAAACGCAGTCACTCCAACCATTAAGACACAGATTAAGCCTCTTATTCAACAGTTTCAGTCTTCCAACACACGCGACAACGCTTCAGGAGCTAAACAAATCACTCCTGATTGTAATAAGAGTAAACACAAGACACTGTCTTGGGGAGTCAtatggagaaagaagaacttggaagACACAGGTGTTAGCTTCAGACAGCAGCATATTCTGTTGGCTGCACAATCTCATCAACACAATCCGGGACCTGTTTGCTGGATCTGCAAACTGCCGTATAATCCTCGTCTAACATATATTCATTGTACAAGCTGCGACA AGTGGTATCACATTGAAGCTATTAAGCTCGAGGAGTCGAAAATTCCTGAAGTTGCTGGATTCAAGTGTTGCAAATGCCGTCGCATACGATCACCAGAATGCCCTTATATGGATCCTGTGCTCAAGGAACAGAAACAGATGAAAAACGTAGGCTTCAAGCGCAAGAAACATGGGAAAGGAAATACAGGAATGGATTCTGATTCCGAAAGAATGTCTGAACCAAAAGACTCCATACCCTCTACTCCTTCGTTTACTTTCGAAGATGCGTTTGCTCCAGAGGATGATCCTCTCTTGGTGTCAGTTTCAAAAGTCGAACAAATCACACCTAAGGATATGGATTCTGTGCCGGGACCTCAGAAGCTACCAATTAGGAGGCAAATGAAACGTGAAGACACAGAAGGGAACAGTAGTCTTTCTTATACCGAGTTTTCAACGTATTCCGAGTCACAGACGTTTGTGAAACCAGAGATGGAGCCAACGTTGCCTGCCATGGAATGGGATGCAtctgacaacaacaacaacaacagcaacaacatgGTTGAAGGCGAGCTAATGTTTGACTATGAAGACATGGAATTTGAACCCCAAACCTATTTTTCGCTGACCGAGTTGCTTACAGCAGATGATAGTGGCCAGTGCAATGGATATGGTTATGACAAAGATGCGACAGGGAACACGGATAACACAAACCCAAACCCTCAGGTTGAGACGATGGAAGAGTGCAGAACATTTATCTATGACAATACAATTCCATGTCAGATATGTATGCATGTGGATCCAGGGCCTGATCTCACATGCCAGACCTGTAATATGACAATACATTCCCATTGCTCTCCATGGGAGGAGGAATCTGCTTTCACCGGAGGTAGCTGGAGATGCGGTCGTTGCCGTGAGTGGAT GAGTGTCTGA